The Bacillota bacterium genome includes a window with the following:
- a CDS encoding methyl-accepting chemotaxis protein, whose protein sequence is MISLKIRLTALGIGAGLATGLGLLLAYYLIGELIYPMMAGAAIGLLVATLLSYFALGFLSRSIQGLINYSDKIVAGDLTLSSKDFKTTGEFNKLGLNLERICKGMLAYFTRSRDNIEILDRSGDTILAGTEKISEGAQEQANQIQKLLSSVEEFATAARHAAKEAEDAAEVAANTEQAAQLGGEILEKVVEGMNVIHQRINELGDKSNEIGQIILVIEDIAAQTNLLALNAAIEAARAGEYGRGFAVVAEEVRGLAERSSNATKEISLLINNIQDGINDAVEVVQSGIETTGEAGDSFKAIQEQVAETVVTIRDVTDSARNQVVTSENLVEGAQAIAAVSEEAAASTEETTAVVQELPVLSEKIRHTISVFGVK, encoded by the coding sequence ATGATTTCATTGAAAATAAGGTTAACCGCTCTGGGAATTGGGGCTGGTCTGGCTACCGGGCTGGGCTTGCTGCTGGCCTATTATCTGATTGGAGAATTGATATACCCTATGATGGCAGGAGCTGCAATTGGTCTTTTGGTGGCCACTTTGTTATCTTATTTTGCATTGGGTTTCTTATCCAGGTCCATTCAAGGTCTTATTAATTATTCTGATAAAATTGTAGCCGGTGATTTAACATTATCATCCAAGGATTTTAAGACTACGGGTGAATTTAATAAACTGGGGCTGAATTTAGAAAGAATATGTAAAGGTATGCTGGCTTATTTCACCCGTTCCAGAGATAATATTGAAATTCTGGATCGTTCGGGTGATACCATCTTAGCCGGTACCGAGAAAATTAGCGAAGGTGCCCAGGAACAGGCTAACCAGATTCAGAAATTGTTAAGCTCGGTGGAAGAATTTGCAACAGCTGCCAGGCATGCAGCCAAAGAGGCCGAAGATGCCGCGGAAGTAGCTGCCAATACTGAACAGGCGGCACAATTAGGTGGAGAAATACTGGAAAAAGTTGTCGAAGGAATGAATGTAATTCACCAAAGGATCAATGAATTAGGTGATAAATCAAACGAAATCGGGCAAATAATACTTGTAATTGAGGATATTGCTGCGCAAACTAATCTTTTGGCCTTAAATGCAGCCATTGAGGCGGCCCGGGCAGGAGAATACGGGCGGGGCTTTGCGGTAGTGGCTGAAGAAGTGCGAGGGTTGGCGGAAAGATCCAGCAATGCCACTAAGGAAATAAGCCTTTTAATTAATAATATACAGGATGGAATTAACGATGCTGTTGAGGTTGTCCAAAGCGGCATTGAAACCACTGGCGAAGCCGGTGATTCCTTCAAAGCAATTCAGGAACAGGTTGCTGAAACTGTGGTTACCATCAGGGATGTAACCGATTCTGCCCGTAATCAGGTGGTTACAAGTGAGAACTTGGTTGAGGGTGCACAAGCTATAGCTGCAGTTAGTGAAGAAGCAGCAGCTTCCACTGAGGAGACAACGGCAGTAGTCCAGGAATTACCTGTTCTTTCCGAGAAAATTAGACATACCATTAGCGTTTTTGGCGTGAAGTAA
- a CDS encoding homocysteine S-methyltransferase family protein, protein MDFKTTLQKSPFIITEGGTDERIHREFNIKLNPYIHGAGLIYDSEGQAVLTKIFKQYADIGRDYNLPMFLATPTARANPERIKKSGFAAKNVNRDCFQFMDALRQTYGEYSNKVFVGGSMASKGDSYKPKEALPGDEALSFHLSQVEELTRAGVDFLIGYTLPAVSEALGMAKAMSTCDTPYILSFVVRPEGTLLDGTALKEAIALIDSEVSPNPLGYMINCVHPTIFESAITSEINSSSFVRKRVLGLQANTSSKSPEELDGSAELHTEEPSVTAQLMARLYHRFGLKILGGCCGTDNRHIRSMVDILIS, encoded by the coding sequence ATGGATTTTAAAACAACTTTGCAAAAAAGCCCTTTTATTATCACCGAAGGTGGCACTGATGAAAGAATTCACAGGGAATTTAATATTAAATTAAACCCCTATATCCACGGTGCAGGGTTAATATACGACAGTGAAGGACAGGCTGTGCTGACAAAAATATTTAAGCAATATGCCGATATCGGCAGAGATTACAACTTGCCTATGTTTCTGGCCACGCCCACAGCGCGAGCTAACCCGGAACGAATAAAAAAATCCGGTTTTGCTGCAAAAAATGTTAACAGGGACTGTTTTCAATTTATGGATGCCCTTCGCCAGACTTACGGAGAGTATTCTAATAAAGTATTTGTCGGCGGGTCGATGGCAAGCAAGGGTGATTCGTACAAGCCTAAAGAAGCCTTACCGGGGGATGAGGCTCTGTCATTCCACCTTTCCCAGGTTGAGGAGTTAACCAGGGCAGGTGTTGATTTCCTTATTGGTTATACTCTTCCAGCGGTGTCCGAAGCACTGGGAATGGCTAAAGCAATGTCAACTTGCGACACTCCTTATATTTTAAGTTTTGTAGTCCGGCCGGAGGGAACTTTATTAGACGGAACAGCTCTTAAGGAAGCAATAGCTCTAATCGACTCCGAAGTTTCCCCTAATCCGCTTGGTTATATGATTAATTGCGTTCATCCTACTATTTTCGAAAGTGCTATAACCAGTGAAATTAATTCCTCTTCCTTTGTTAGGAAAAGGGTTCTAGGGCTTCAGGCTAACACATCCTCCAAAAGCCCCGAAGAACTGGATGGCAGTGCGGAACTTCATACAGAAGAGCCTTCAGTTACAGCCCAATTAATGGCTCGCCTATACCATAGATTCGGCCTCAAGATTCTTGGCGGGTGTTGTGGCACAGATAACCGTCACATTCGATCCATGGTTGATATTTTAATTAGTTAA